The genomic window GTCTCGGACGTCGACGACCACATGACCGTCGTCAAGCGTGCCACGTGCGTCGACAACCTCAGGGCGATCTCGCTGGCGCTCATGCAGTACGCGTCGGCCCAGGGGCGGCTCCCCCCCGCCTGCACCGTCGACGCGAAGGGCCGGCGGCTTCATAGCTGGCGGACGCTGATCCTCCCGTATCTCCCGCCCCGCGAGGAGATGGCCGAGCTGTACGCGTCGATCGACCTGTCCAAGCCGTGGGACGACCCGGCCAATCGCCGGGCCGCCGCGTCCATGCCGGACGCCTTCCGATGCCCCTCCGCGGCGGGGCCGAAGGACCTGACGACCTACCTGGCCAGCGCGGGGCCGTCCGCGTTCCTCATCCCGGGCAAGCCCCGGAACCTGCTGGAGATCACCGACCCTCGCGACGCGACCCTCGCGGTCATCGAGGCCGGCCGCGAGGATGCCGTCCCGTGGATGTCGCCGAAGGACGCCGACGAGGCCCTGATCCTGCGCCTCTCGCCGGATTCGTCCCTCATCCATCCCGGCGGCATGCCCGCGGCGATGGTCGACGGCTCGGTGCGATTCCTGAAGGCCACCCTCCCGGCCGCCGCCCGCCGGGCGCTCATCTCGGTCGACGGGGACGACTCGATCATCGCCCCGGAATGAAAATGGATGGAAGTTGAAAAACATGTAGGGGGCGTCAAGCGGGGCGCGGGCGCACCGGACCGCCCCTTCATGTGGAGCGTGCCTGCACGAGGCGGTGAGCGAGCGTCGCGTGCGGATGGAGCCAGGGGCCGTCCGTGATGACGGGCCGATCCGGTGCGTCCGCGCTGCGCTTGACGCACCCTACAAAAGAATGTGATTGCCAGAATGGGTCGTTGGGCGGGATCTGGGGCGAGGGCGATCAATGCCGCCGCCGCATCCGCTCCGCGACCTCGAATGCCGCGAGCGGGGCGAGCCAGCTGGCCCAGTTCGCCAGCGGGTCGTACCAGGGCGAGGTGATGCCGGCGACCACCGCCAGGCCGCCGATCAGGCGGAGCACCACGGCCGAGCAGAGCAGCAGGTAGCATCGCCACATCCAGCGGCGATGGTCGGCGAACCGCCGCATCCTCGCCGCGCGCACGCCGAGGATCGCGCACGCGGCCGTGAGCACCGCCAGCGTTGCCAGTCCCGCGCCGGCGACGGGGCCGGCCGCGGGATACCGGGCCATCCAGAGGCCGCCCGGTGCCACCAGGAGCACGACGCACGCGACCTGGACCCACCCCATCCGCCGATGCCATCGCGGCGACCACGCCCGCAGCCGCGTGCTCACGAGCAGGAGCCCGAGGACCAGCGTCAGCGGCCCGGCCAGGATGTGCGCGTCGAAGGCCCACTCATAGATGCCGGCGAAGTGGCCCTCGCGGCCCCGGAGGAAGCCGGATCGGAAGTCCGGCGGGAAATAATCGACATAGTTCGAGACGATATTCGCGGTCACCTTGAGCACCAGCAGGCCGGCCGCGAGGGCCAGCGCCCGGGCGATCATCGAGGGCGGGCGTGGGCTCATGGCGCGACCGCTACTGCCACGACGGCAGCGATTCCATCCACTGGAAGGCGTTCAGGTAGACCCGGGCGGGGGCGAAGTTGTGGCCGCCGGGGAATGAATAGAACCGCACCTGCCAGCCGATCGACTGGTAATACGGGACGGTGCCGCGGCGGGCGTCGTCGTAGAACTCCGTGTCGCTCGGGCTGCCCAGGACCACCGCGACCCGGCGGGAGTCGCCGAACGACGCGGCCGTCGGCAGCGTCCCCTTCGGGAACCTCTCGAACGGCGTCCGCCCGCAGTTGTCGAAGATGGCCGCGGCGAACCCGGGATACTTCAGGTTGAAGTACTCGGCGAAGTTGCCGCCGCCCGAGAGCCCGGTCAGGATGATCCGGCTGGGGTCCACCGGGTACGCGGCGACCGCCGCGTCGACGCCCGCCTTGATGGCCCGGGTCACGCGCGCGAGGTTCGCCGCGGAGCCGTGGAAGGCGCTGTTGGAGTACAGCTTCGACGCATAGACGATCACGCCCGCCTCGGGCCCGAGCGTCTTCCAGCGCGTGAGCGGCGTGTACTGGTCGCCGGACGGGCGCCCGTTGTAGGAGAAGGCGACCACGAGGGGGTAAGTCCGCCCGGGATCGAGCTGCGCCGGCAGGACGATCGTCGCATCCTTCTGCTGGATGACCGTCCCCTGCACCGCCGCGGCGGGGCGGGAGACGGCATCCGCCGCATGGCCCCCCTTCGCCCGACCCGCCACGCCCCGGACGATCGCCGCGCTCAGCAGCGTCCGCGCCTCAAGGCGAGCATGTCCTTCGAGTGTCGGACAGAATCCGCGAGGGGGGCACCTGCGTGCCCGCCTCGCCGGCCCGGCCAGCCTGAGAAGGCCACCCCAACAACCACCCCGCCGGAATGAACTCGCCAGACTCATTATGCTCTCTGCCCGGGATGCCCGCCGTCCGCGGCATGTCAATCCATGCCGACGAGTATGCGGCCGGGGCCGCTCCGCGGCAAGGCCCCGTCCGCTCGAGTAGGCCGGTCGTGCAGGGAGCCGCCTGCCGTTGAGCTGTGGCTCACAAGTCCCGCGGCACAGCAGCCGGCCGGCCTCGCGCGGCACGAACAGCCAGCAGGCGGCACCGAGCAGGCCGACGGCGACGGCGGCGGACCAGCCGTCGCGGAGGCCGATCCGGGGGGCGAGGGCCGGGGCGATCATGCCGCCCACGTTGCTGGCGGTGTTTTCATGAAGCCCGCGGCCGTGCCGCCGAGACGGCCGCCGCGCTCGACGGCGACGATCCAGAACGTGCTCTCGCTCATCCCGCTGAAGCCCAGCGCGAGCGAGAACCAGGCGACGATCGCCGCCGGCTGCGTCGCGCGGACGCCCGCCAGCAGGCAGCCCGCGCTCGCGACCATCCCGCCGGCCGCGATCCAGCCCCGGCACCCGGGGCCCGGGGCGGACGCCGGGCGGTCCCGCGGCATCGCCTGCGGCTCTGCCGCAGACACCCGGGCGGGGGCTCCGCGGATCAGGGCCGACGCCTGCGGCGGCGGGCGGCCAGCATGCAGGTCCCGACGCCGATCCCGAGCATCAGGGCCGCGGCCGGCTCGGGGACTGCGTTCAGTCGGAACGAGAGGTCGTCGGCGTAGCCGTCGTTGTAGCTGCCGTCGCGGCGCCTCATCTCCAGGTCGATCCGCACCTGGATGGTGCCGATCGGCACGTAGCCGGCGGCCTCCCGGAACAGGAGCCCGGTGACGTCGTCCCGGTCGTTCGCGGTCACCGGCCCGATCGACGAGGAGCCGAGGACCGCGCCGGCGTCGCCCAGGAACGTCGCCGTCAGCCGCGCGGCGTCCCGCTGCGACGAGAAGCCGCCGAGGTAGCCCGAGAGGTCGAACGAGACCTGGCCTTCGTCGATCGCGGCGGAATACCCGGAGACGTCGATGTATTGATAGGCGCCGCTGGATTGGTTGTTCGGCCCGCCGGCGAAGAAGTTCCGCCCCCGCTCATCGGGGCCCGGGCTGCGGGGCCTGGGGAAGCCGGAGGTCGAGTCCGTCCCGCCCGAGGCGCCGTATCGCACGACCGTGAATTTCCCGACCGTCGTCCAGCCCGTGACGGAGACCACCGACCCGTCGTCGGAGCCGACGTCCGCCTCGGCCCCCGGGTTGACGATCAAGTTCCCGGCGCAGGCGGCGCCCGATGTGGCGGCCGTCAGGATCGCGGAGAGGAGCAGGGATGTCCGACGCATGATGACCTCCGGCAGCTTCGATGAGTGATCGCCAGGCCCGGGGCCGCGCCCCGGCGACGGCAGGCTCCCGTCCGCGCCGCCGCGGGCCCCGATCGCGAGCCCGCGCGTGCGGATTCGCATCATTGCTTGCCCGGGGTATCACGAACGGGTACGCTGTGTGCTCGCATGGTCCTGGCCGGGTGGGCCGCGGGCCATCCGTCGTCAGGACTAGCGGGACCTCGGACACCTGCGTCCGATTCCTCGGCCGATCGGCCGGCATCCGGGCGAGTGGGGGGGGCGACTCCATGCCGCATGTCGACGTGGGCGAGACCCGGCCTTCGTTGCTGGGCGACGTCGCGGACTGGGCGGACGACCGGGCGTGGGGGGACTTCCGGCGGCAGTACGCGCCCCTCGTCGAGGCCTGCTCCCGGGCGCTCGGCCTGGCCGGCGACGAGGCCGCGGAGATGCAGCAGGAGGCCTGGATCACGATCGCGAGGCGGATGACCACGTTCGTCTACGATCCGGGCGGGAGCTTCCGGGGGTGGCTCTGGAGGGTCGCCTGGCGGCAGGGGCTCGACTTCCGGTCGAGGCGAGGCGCCGGCCGGTGGCTCGCCCTCGACGGCCGGGACGAGATGGCCGCCTGGCGGGCCGAGGACGGCGCCGCCCGCGAGGAGGAGGCCGACGACCCGGCCGAGTTCCGGAGGCTCCATCGCATGGCCGCGAGGATCCAGGCGGCCGTGAGGCGGCGCGTCCAGCCGAAGACGTGGGAGGCGTTCTGGCTCCTCGCGGTCCTCGGCTGGGACATGGACGACGTCGTCCGCGAGACCGGGCTGCCGCACGCGTCGGCCTATAAGGCGAAGGAGCGGGTGCTCGCCGCGCTCCGCGAGGAGGCCCGCCGGGATCCCGAGGCGTCGGCCGCGGCGGGGGGCCGCCGATGACGCGCGGCTGCCCGTCGGACGCCTCCCTGCGGAGGCTCGCCGACGACGACCACGACCCGGCGGGCTTCGCGGAGAAGGAGGCGCACGTCGCCGGGTGCGAGGCCTGCCGGGGCCGCCTGGGGCGGCTGGCCTGGGAGGTCCGGACGCCCCCCGCCGGCCCGCCGCACGAGGGCCGCCCGGCGGGGCCGCCGCCCCGGATCGACGGGTTCGAGGTCCTCCGGGAGCTCGGCCGGGGGGGCATGGGGATCGTCTACCTAGCCCGCCAGCATTCCCTGGGCCGCCTCGTCGCCCTGAAGCTCGTCCCCGGCGGGGCGGGCCCCGGCGAGGCCGCGCGCACCGCCCGGCGGAGGTGGCTCCGCGAGGCGAGGGCGACGGCCGGCGTGCGGCACCCGCACATCGTGCAATTGCACGGCTGCGGCGAGGACGGGGGCCGGCTCTTCCTCACGATGGAGTACATCCCGGGCGGCAGCCTGAAGGAGCGGCTGGACGCCTCGCCCCCGTCGCCGCGCGAGGCGGCCCGGCTGATGGAGGCCGTCGCCCGGGCGGTGGGGCACATCCATTCCGCCGGCCAGCTCCACCTGGACCTCAAGCCGTCGAACATCCTCCTGGACGGCGAGCCCGGCGGGCCCTGGGAGGCGGCCATCCCCAAGGTCGCGGACTTCGGCCTGTCGCTCACGGCGGAGTCGCTCTCCGACCCGGACCTGAGCCAGCATTCGCCGCGGGGCACGCCGACGCACATGGCCCCGGAGCAGGCCACCGGCGACGTCGCCGCCCTGGGGCCGGCGGCCGACGTCTGGGCGCTCGGGGTCCTCCTCTACCGGCTCCTGGCGGGGCGGAACCCCTTCCAGGCCGCCAGCCACATCGAGACGATCGAGCGGGTCCGGCACGACGCCCCCGCCCCCTTGCGGCGGCTCAACCCGAAGGTCCCCCGCGGCCTGGAGGCGGTCGCCCTGAAGTGCCTGGAGAAGGATCCGTCGCGGCGATACCCCGCGGGGGCGGACGTGGCGGACGACCTCCGGCGCTGGCTCGACGGCCGCGACGTCCTGGCCCGACGCGGCTCGACGGCCCGGCGGGCGTGGCGCGGGCTCCGCAGGCTGACGCCGGCCGGCCTGATGGCCGTCGTCCTCGCCGGGACCGCCGGGCTCGGCACGATGCTGGCGGTCCCCCTGGCCGAAGCCCGGCGGGCGCGGGCGGCGGAGCGGCCCGCGGCGCACCTCAGGGTCGTGGAGCACCTGGAGAACCAGATCCTCGCGGAGATCCGCGAGAAGCGATCGGCCAGCGCGGAGGAGCTGGACGCCTCGATCGGGCTGCTCCGGGAGCAGGTCGCGTCGCTCCGGGCCGGCGGCCGGCTGGACGCCGCGATCGTGCTGGGATACTCGCAGATCGAGGACTACGTCGTCTCGCGATACCGGGGCGACGGCCGCTTCGACGAGGCGAGGGCGCTGGACCGGCGGCGCCTCGACCTGCTGCGGGAATGCCGCCGGCGCGACCCCGGCGAACCCCGGTACGCGAACGAGGCGGCCCACGCCCTCCTGAGCCTGGGGACCGTCGAGCTGGAGGCGGGGCGCCTCGAGGAGGCCCTCGACGACTTCGACCTCGCCGCCGCGGAGATCCTCGCGGCCCCCGCCCGCGACGCCGACCTCCTCGCCACGGCCGTGTGCCTCTCCGCCTCCTACGCCCTGGTCCTGGACGCCGCGCCGGACGTGGCGGGCTCGCGACCCGGGGCGCGGGCCGGGGCCGGCCAATCGGCCCTGCTCGGGCACTTCCGGGACCTCGAGGCCGGGTCGCCCGACGTGGCGCTCTTCCGGGCCTGCCTGCTCGCCGATCGGGCGAGGTCCACGACAGCCGGCGGCCTCTCGGGCTCGATCCCGGCCTGCCGGCTCATCCCCGGGGGAGGCCGGCGATCCGTCGCCGGCGAGGACCTCCTCGCGCTCGGGCTCTACCAGTGGTATCTCCGCGAGGTCCGCTACTCGGAGGCCCTCGCCGCGGGGAGGCCCTCGGGGCCGTCGGCGATCGGCCGCGAGGCGGACCGCATCGCGGGGGGCCTGATGCGATGGCGAGACGACCCGAGGGGCACCGATCCCGCGCTCGGGGCCGCCCTGCGCGGGATGCACAACGCCTTCGCCACGGACGCGACCCGGCGGCGGGGCGCCGGGGACATCGCGGGGGCCGAGCGCGCGATCGGCCTCTTCGACGGCATCGCGGGGCGGGTCGTCCGGGATCGCCCGGGGTGGGCCCAGGGCTACGCATTCCTGGCCGAGGCCCGCATGCAGGACTACAAGAACGGCTGGAAGCGCGGCGACCCCCCGGACGCGCTCCGGCTCCGCCTCCGCGACTCCATCGGGGCGATCCGCCGGGGCCTGGCGATCGAGCCGAGCAATGCCGAGCTCCGGGCGATGCTGCTCGACAAGGAGACCCGGCTCGCCGGGCTGGCCGGCGAGTAGAGGAGCGGCATGCCGCACCGCGATTCCGAGGGAGTGTCATGAGGCGGATCCTCCTCACGGGGATGTCCGGGACGGGCAAATCCTCGCTCATCGTCGCGCTCCGGGCCCGCGGGTTCCGCGCGGTGGACATGGACGAGCCGGGGTGGTCGGAGCTCGCGCCCGACGGCGAGTGGGTCTGGCGGGAGGACCGGGTGCGGGACCTGCTCGCGGACGAGGGCGACGAGGTCCTGTTCGTCTCCGGCTGCGCGATCAACCAGAAGATGTTCTATCCGCGGTTCGACGAGATCGTCCTCCTCGGCGCCCCGTCCGCGGTGATCGCCGGGCGGCTGGCGACCCGCACGAACAACCCGTACGGCAAGTCCCCCGACGAGCTCGCCGCGACGCTGCACAACCTGGCGACGGTCGAGCCCCTGCTCCGCCGCTCCGCCACCCGGGAGATCGACGCCTCCGCCCCGTTCGATCAGGTTCTGGAGGCGGTCCTCGGCCTGGCGGGGCGCCCGGGCGGAGCCCCGCCGCCCTGCCCGTGGGGATGATCCGTGGGGCGACGGCGAACCTGGGCGACGGGGCGGATGTCCGGAACCGGGAGGGGACGACGGTGTGGGAAGGGGCGCGACCGCCATGAGGCCGATCACGTTCGTCAGCCATCCGACGAGGGGGCGGCGGCGGCACTACGTCGAGGAGGAGGACGTGCGGATCGTCCTCGACCGGCTCCCGGGCGGGCTGTGGGAGCGGCTCCGGGGCGTCCGCTTCAACGACCGGGGGAGGGGGAGACGCTGCCTCGGATACGTCTCGCGGGGTCGGGATGAGATCAGCCTCTGTGCGCTGCCGGAGAGGGTAAGCCTGGCCGCGGCGCTCTTCCGGAACCAGTGCCCCGGCGAGTTCGGGGCGAGCCGCGGCCGGCGATGGCCCGAATTGGCCGTGCGTCGATTCATGCTCTACGACGTGCTCCTCCACGAGCTGGGGCATCTGCAGGTCATCGTTCCGAAGGCGCGGTCGAGTCGCCGGAAGTTTGCGCACGAGGCGTTCGCACAGAGATTCGCGGACCGCTGGCGGCGGGAGCTGTGGTCGCGGGCCTTCGACCATCCGGACCCGGTACACAACCCGCCTTCCGCCGAGGAGATGCGGGCCCTGTGCGTGGCAACCTATGCGCCTCGATCGGGCGTGGCCGCCTCGTCGCCCGGAAATCCCGCTTGACCGGAGGTCCCCCGGCGACCATACTCCGCCAACCCGGATGCTCTGCCCCGAGATGGATTCTTGGGGTGGGGTGGCACCCGCACGAGTCAAGGAAGACGAGACCCGCCGTGCTCTGCTGCATCCTGTTCGTCCGAGACGCATCCTCGAGCCGCCTCTACGCCCTCCGCGGGCGCCTCTTCCGGCGGCGGGCCCGGCCCATGGGGGCGGACGCACCTCCCTCCGGCGATCCCCACCCCTCGCCCGGCAACAACGCCAACGCCCATGCGGGCGCCGAGCTCGATCTCGGCGACGCCGCGGATTCCGCCGCGATCCTCGGGGCCGCCCTCGCGGGGGCCCCGCCCAGGATGCCGCGCGACCGGTTCCAGCCTGGGCTCGTCCGCCTGATCGGCGAGTCTCTCCGCTCCGCGATGACGCAACGAGGACCACGGGAGGGATCCGCGCGATGGTGATCACCAACGGATACCTGACGATCTTCGCCCTGGCGATGATGGGCTGCGTGCTGGCCACCCCGCTGGTCACGCACATCGCCGCCTGGGTGGGGGCGATCGACCGCCCCGATCAATTCCGGCGGATCCACCAGGGGGCCATCCCCCGGCTGGGGGGCCTCGGCCTGGCGATGGGCATCGCCGCGGGGATGTTCCTGCCGCACCTGTCCGGCTCGTCGCGGTTCGTCAGCCTGCTGCTGCCGGACCTGAACCACGAGTGGGCCATCCTGGGGGCCTCGCTCCTCATCCTGGTCGTCGGCTTCGTGGACGACACGCGGTCGCTCGGCCCCCGGGTGAAGCTGGCCGGCCAGGCCCTGGCGGTCCTGATCCTCTTCCTGGGCGGCATCCGCATCCAGTCCATCGAGATCCTCGGCCTGGCCCTGGACCTGGGCTTCCCCTCGGTGGACCTCTCCCCCCTGGGCCTCTCGCTGGTCGTCCCGCTGCCGAGCCTGGGGCTCTCCATGCTCTGGTTCCTCGGCTGCATGAACGTCTGGAACCTGATCGACGGCATGGACGGCCTGGCCTCCGGCGTCGGCCTGCTGGTGAGCGGGACGCTCACGCTGGTGGCCATCCACAACGAGAACATCCAGGTCGCCATCCTGGCGGTGGCCCTGGCGGGGAGCCTGGCCGGGTTCCTGCTGTACAACTGGCATCCCGCCTGCATCTTCCTGGGCGACAGCGGCGCGCTGCTGATCGGCCTGCTGATCGGCGTGATCGGCGTCGAGGGGTCGATGAAGGGGCCCTCGGCGATCTCGATCCTGTTCCCGATCCTGGCGATGGGGCTGCCGATCTCGGACACGGCGATGGCCATCTTCCGGCGCTGGGTGCGGAACCTGCCGCTCTCCGCGGCCGACCGGCGGCACGTGCATCACCTGCTGATCGGCCTGGGGCTCAACCCGCGTCAGGCGGCGGTGTTGCTCTACTGCTTCTCCGGGTTCATGTGTGGCGCGGTGCTGCTGGGCGCGGCGCTGCGGAGCGAGTTCCTGGCGCTGGTGCTGGGGACGTTCGGCTGCCTGGCGTTCCTCCTGGTGGTGACGAGCCGCCGCGACGAGCTGGCCATGCTGCGGGAGGACCTCCAGGAGCGGATGGTCCGGGGCCGCCAGGAGCGGCAGGCGGCGAAGCTGACGTGGGAGGCGATCCAGCGGATCGAGCTCTGCAAGACGGAGGGGGCGGCGGTCGAGGTGATCGAGCGGGTCGCCCGGCGCCTGGGCTGCAGCCGGATCGACATCTCGGGCGCGGGCACGGGTGCGGGCGAGGGCGCCGGCGGCGGCCGCGAGGGGCGGCCGGCGGC from Aquisphaera giovannonii includes these protein-coding regions:
- a CDS encoding DUF1559 family PulG-like putative transporter; amino-acid sequence: MFAGPEDDPAFPGDSWKSVAGMLLRVAAIAGCLGALVVMLALSFVSDVDDHMTVVKRATCVDNLRAISLALMQYASAQGRLPPACTVDAKGRRLHSWRTLILPYLPPREEMAELYASIDLSKPWDDPANRRAAASMPDAFRCPSAAGPKDLTTYLASAGPSAFLIPGKPRNLLEITDPRDATLAVIEAGREDAVPWMSPKDADEALILRLSPDSSLIHPGGMPAAMVDGSVRFLKATLPAAARRALISVDGDDSIIAPE
- a CDS encoding DUF2306 domain-containing protein, translating into MSPRPPSMIARALALAAGLLVLKVTANIVSNYVDYFPPDFRSGFLRGREGHFAGIYEWAFDAHILAGPLTLVLGLLLVSTRLRAWSPRWHRRMGWVQVACVVLLVAPGGLWMARYPAAGPVAGAGLATLAVLTAACAILGVRAARMRRFADHRRWMWRCYLLLCSAVVLRLIGGLAVVAGITSPWYDPLANWASWLAPLAAFEVAERMRRRH
- a CDS encoding PHB depolymerase family esterase gives rise to the protein MAGRAKGGHAADAVSRPAAAVQGTVIQQKDATIVLPAQLDPGRTYPLVVAFSYNGRPSGDQYTPLTRWKTLGPEAGVIVYASKLYSNSAFHGSAANLARVTRAIKAGVDAAVAAYPVDPSRIILTGLSGGGNFAEYFNLKYPGFAAAIFDNCGRTPFERFPKGTLPTAASFGDSRRVAVVLGSPSDTEFYDDARRGTVPYYQSIGWQVRFYSFPGGHNFAPARVYLNAFQWMESLPSWQ
- a CDS encoding PEP-CTERM sorting domain-containing protein codes for the protein MRRTSLLLSAILTAATSGAACAGNLIVNPGAEADVGSDDGSVVSVTGWTTVGKFTVVRYGASGGTDSTSGFPRPRSPGPDERGRNFFAGGPNNQSSGAYQYIDVSGYSAAIDEGQVSFDLSGYLGGFSSQRDAARLTATFLGDAGAVLGSSSIGPVTANDRDDVTGLLFREAAGYVPIGTIQVRIDLEMRRRDGSYNDGYADDLSFRLNAVPEPAAALMLGIGVGTCMLAARRRRRRP
- a CDS encoding sigma-70 family RNA polymerase sigma factor; the protein is MPHVDVGETRPSLLGDVADWADDRAWGDFRRQYAPLVEACSRALGLAGDEAAEMQQEAWITIARRMTTFVYDPGGSFRGWLWRVAWRQGLDFRSRRGAGRWLALDGRDEMAAWRAEDGAAREEEADDPAEFRRLHRMAARIQAAVRRRVQPKTWEAFWLLAVLGWDMDDVVRETGLPHASAYKAKERVLAALREEARRDPEASAAAGGRR
- a CDS encoding serine/threonine-protein kinase, translated to MTRGCPSDASLRRLADDDHDPAGFAEKEAHVAGCEACRGRLGRLAWEVRTPPAGPPHEGRPAGPPPRIDGFEVLRELGRGGMGIVYLARQHSLGRLVALKLVPGGAGPGEAARTARRRWLREARATAGVRHPHIVQLHGCGEDGGRLFLTMEYIPGGSLKERLDASPPSPREAARLMEAVARAVGHIHSAGQLHLDLKPSNILLDGEPGGPWEAAIPKVADFGLSLTAESLSDPDLSQHSPRGTPTHMAPEQATGDVAALGPAADVWALGVLLYRLLAGRNPFQAASHIETIERVRHDAPAPLRRLNPKVPRGLEAVALKCLEKDPSRRYPAGADVADDLRRWLDGRDVLARRGSTARRAWRGLRRLTPAGLMAVVLAGTAGLGTMLAVPLAEARRARAAERPAAHLRVVEHLENQILAEIREKRSASAEELDASIGLLREQVASLRAGGRLDAAIVLGYSQIEDYVVSRYRGDGRFDEARALDRRRLDLLRECRRRDPGEPRYANEAAHALLSLGTVELEAGRLEEALDDFDLAAAEILAAPARDADLLATAVCLSASYALVLDAAPDVAGSRPGARAGAGQSALLGHFRDLEAGSPDVALFRACLLADRARSTTAGGLSGSIPACRLIPGGGRRSVAGEDLLALGLYQWYLREVRYSEALAAGRPSGPSAIGREADRIAGGLMRWRDDPRGTDPALGAALRGMHNAFATDATRRRGAGDIAGAERAIGLFDGIAGRVVRDRPGWAQGYAFLAEARMQDYKNGWKRGDPPDALRLRLRDSIGAIRRGLAIEPSNAELRAMLLDKETRLAGLAGE
- a CDS encoding AAA family ATPase, which encodes MRRILLTGMSGTGKSSLIVALRARGFRAVDMDEPGWSELAPDGEWVWREDRVRDLLADEGDEVLFVSGCAINQKMFYPRFDEIVLLGAPSAVIAGRLATRTNNPYGKSPDELAATLHNLATVEPLLRRSATREIDASAPFDQVLEAVLGLAGRPGGAPPPCPWG
- a CDS encoding MraY family glycosyltransferase; the protein is MVITNGYLTIFALAMMGCVLATPLVTHIAAWVGAIDRPDQFRRIHQGAIPRLGGLGLAMGIAAGMFLPHLSGSSRFVSLLLPDLNHEWAILGASLLILVVGFVDDTRSLGPRVKLAGQALAVLILFLGGIRIQSIEILGLALDLGFPSVDLSPLGLSLVVPLPSLGLSMLWFLGCMNVWNLIDGMDGLASGVGLLVSGTLTLVAIHNENIQVAILAVALAGSLAGFLLYNWHPACIFLGDSGALLIGLLIGVIGVEGSMKGPSAISILFPILAMGLPISDTAMAIFRRWVRNLPLSAADRRHVHHLLIGLGLNPRQAAVLLYCFSGFMCGAVLLGAALRSEFLALVLGTFGCLAFLLVVTSRRDELAMLREDLQERMVRGRQERQAAKLTWEAIQRIELCKTEGAAVEVIERVARRLGCSRIDISGAGTGAGEGAGGGREGRPAALSGPSAHFRIPGGEGAWITVDLEVGRGHERRPGPGAEASGTESEAPLDLAADIVFRCLHRLGQALAARAEELRSEPGEDPLAAAAPAGPGAAVPGRLMVDLAIGRLKARLHGPRAGGPSPASPRFPVVDAVAPSGLARR